In a single window of the Gossypium hirsutum isolate 1008001.06 chromosome D02, Gossypium_hirsutum_v2.1, whole genome shotgun sequence genome:
- the LOC107915826 gene encoding probable protein arginine N-methyltransferase 1.2 has translation MVLGDASFTAPFKLIAERDDYIHAFVAYFDVSFTKCHKLMGFSTGPRSRATHWKQTVLYLEDVLTICEGETIIGSMTVASNKKNPRDVDIMVKYSLSGRRCVVSRVQFYKMR, from the exons ATGGTTCTTGGGGATGCTTCTTTCACTGCACCTTTCAAGCTTATTGCAGAGCGTGATGATTACATCCATGCTTTCGTTGCATATTTTGATGTTTCGTTTACCAAATGCCACAAATTGATGGGTTTCTCTACAG GACCAAGATCGCGAGCTACCCATTGGAAGCAAACAGTCCTATATCTAGAGGATGTGTTAACCATCTGTGAAGGGGAGACAATAATTGGGAGCATGACTGTTGCATCAAACAAGAAGAATCCCCGAGACGTTGATATAATGGTTAAATATTCATTGAGCGGACGACGTTGTGTGGTTTCGAGAGTTCAATTCTATAAGATGCGCTGA
- the LOC107915594 gene encoding probable protein arginine N-methyltransferase 1 translates to MLVKDAKMKVGERSERVEVECSHMADMAKQIVETNGLPDGEVFKIVVSSCIASCGWRQLATLLVKFSVACYDLQKVDDGVVLPDEASLYLTAIEDAEYKDDKIEYEYNRLLN, encoded by the exons ATGTTGGTGAAAGATGCCAAGATGAAAGTCGGCGAAAGATCTGAGCGGGTGGAG GTTGAATGCTCCCATATGGCTGACATGGCTAAACAAATTGTTGAAACAAATGGCTTGCCTGATGGtgaagtttttaaaattgttgTGTCTTCTTGTATTGCTTCGTGTGGTTGGAGGCAGCTAGCTACTTTGTTAGTTAAATTCTCTGTTGCATGCTATGATTTGCAGAAA GTTGATGATGGAGTTGTGCTACCAGATGAAGCTTCTCTTTACTTGACAGCAATTGAGGATGCCGAGTACAAAGACGACAAGATCGAATATGAGTATAACAGACTGCTAAATTGA
- the LOC107915828 gene encoding uncharacterized protein — FALDSSYIKLNVSVSFVDLFVFLFHLQQFGQPQWLTIKGHSHFVKRVSEMLETKGCQFKLGCEVQSVLPADNGTTMVCGDGFQETYNGCIMAVDAPTALKLLGNQATFEETRVLGAFQYATSDIFLHRDSTLMPQNKSAWSALNFLNSSKNNAFLTYWLNALQYIGKTSEPFFVTVNPDHTPKNTLLKWSTGHAIPSVAASKASLELGQIQGKRGIWFCGYDFNQDELKAGMDAAHGILGKHSSVLHSPKNMSPSFMETTARLFVTKFFQQYISMGCVTFLEEGGRIFTFKGNMEKCPLKTVLKVHNPQFYWRIMKEADIGLADAYIHGDFSFLDETEGLLNLFRILVANKENSAASGSNKRRTWWSPALLTASISSAKYFVKHLLRQNTITQARRNISRVVCAAMPSRRRTKSRELPRPIVEELVGLCINHGSGHFCFLFSTL; from the exons TTTGCATTAGACTCTTCCTATATAAAACTCAATGTGTCGGTTTCGTTTGTTgatctttttgttttccttttccaTCTTCAGCAATTTGGGCAGCCACAGTGGTTGACTATCAAAGGGCACTCACATTTTGTTAAAAGG GTTAGTGAAATGCTGGAGACTAAAGGTTGTCAATTTAAACTTGGTTGTGAAGTACAATCTGTTTTGCCTGCTGATAATG GTACCACCATGGTCTGTGGAGATGGTTTTCAAGAAACTTACAATGGATGCATAATGGCTGTTGATGCTCCCACTGCCCTAAAATTATTAGGAAATCAAGCAACATTTGAAGAAACAAGAGTACTGGGTGCTTTCCAATATGCTACCAG TGATATTTTCCTTCACCGGGATAGTACTTTAATGCCACAAAACAAATCAGCTTGGAGTGCATTGAATTTTCTCAATAGTAGCAAAAATAATGCATTCTTAACATACTGGCTCAATGCATTACAG TATATTGGGAAAACAAGTGAGCCATTTTTTGTGACTGTCAATCCAGACCATACCCCGAAGAATACCTTGCTTAAGTGGTCGACTGGCCATGCAATTCCCTCTGTTGCTGCATCAAAAGCTTCACTTGAGCTTGGTCAGATTCAGGGGAAGAGAGGAATCTGGTTCTGTG GCTATGACTTCAATCAGGATGAACTAAAG GCTGGTATGGATGCTGCACATGGTATCTTGGGAAAGCATTCTTCTGTTCTGCACAGTCCAAAGAATATGTCACCCTCTTTCATGGAAACAACGGCACGCCTCTTTGTTACTAAATTCTTTCAACAATATATATCTATGGGCTGCGTAAC TTTCTTAGAGGAAGGAGGCAGAATTTTCACTTTCAAAGGAAACATGGAAAAGTGTCCTCTTAAAACAGTTCTGAAAGTGCATAATCCTCAGTTTTACTGGAGG ATCATGAAAGAAGCTGATATAGGCCTTGCAGATGCATATATCCATggagatttttcttttcttgatgaAACTGAAGGCCTTCTTAATCTTTTCCGG ATTCTTGTTGCCAATAAAGAGAACTCAGCTGCCTCAGGATCGAATAAAAGAAG GACTTGGTGGTCACCTGCTCTGTTAACAGCTAGTATATCATCTGCAAAGTATTTTGTGAAGCATCTCTTAAGACAAAATACTATTACACAAGCTCGTAGGAACATTTCTCGTGTTGTTTGTGCAGCTATGCCATCAAGAAGAAGGACGAAATCGAGAGAGTTGCCAAGGCCAATCGTTGAGGAATTGGTAGGACTTTGCATAAACCATGGCAGTGGACACTTCTGTTTTTTATTCAGTACTTTATAA
- the LOC121214673 gene encoding protein arginine N-methyltransferase 1.1-like gives MGEPDISFFGCDGEDDKTSADYYFDSYSHFGIHEEMLKDVVRTKTYQNVIYRNKFLFQNKVVLDVGAGTGILSLFCAKAGAAHVYAV, from the exons ATGGGAGAGCCCGACATTTCGTTTTTCGGTTGCGACGGCGAAGATGATAAAACCAGTGCTGATTATTACTTCGATTCTTACTCTCACTTCG GTATTCATGAA GAAATGCTTAAAGATGTAGTGCGAACCAAGACATATCAAAATGTTATTTATCGGAATAAGTTTCTATTCCAGAACAAAGTAGTTCTTGACGTGGGAGCTGGGACTGGAATTTTGTCCCTGTTTTGTGCAAAAGCAGGGGCGGCACATGTTTATGCTGTATGA